One Setaria italica strain Yugu1 chromosome II, Setaria_italica_v2.0, whole genome shotgun sequence DNA segment encodes these proteins:
- the LOC101770089 gene encoding serine/arginine repetitive matrix protein 2, giving the protein MKLFMCFGGAAAVADDEAAAEAAARHRDQRGRSMSFRARFLSGKKGSGKKKPSAASPPPAKSKKRGMDADDDVYGLFGTASSVASSAPLSSAASLDSGYSSSSSSSSARSSTASSSSPSVSGVLFPPAAARRRAAKKGSSSSPVAGAAAVVLCLLMVVFCGRVGATLLTSTALYLFPRRWPARTARGDDGVGSPERDAEEETTTARRKVVTDQVFLLRNRRK; this is encoded by the coding sequence ATGAAGCTCTTCATGTGCTTCGGCGGTgcggccgccgtggccgacGACGAAGCggctgcggaggcggcggctcgCCACCGGGACCAGCGTGGCCGGAGCATGTCGTTCCGGGCGAGGTTCTTGTCCGGTAAGAAGGGCAGCGGCAAGAAGAAACCGTCGGCGGCATCACCGCCACCGGCCAAGTCAAAGAAGCGGGGGATGGACGCCGATGACGACGTCTACGGCTTGTTCGGCACGGCGTCGTCGGTGGCGTCCTCGGCGCCGCTGAGCTCCGCGGCTTCGCTGGACTCgggctactcctcctcctcctcctcctcgtccgctCGCTCCTCGaccgcctcgtcgtcctcgccgtccgtCTCGGGGGTGCTTTTCccgccagcggcggcgaggcggcgggcggcgaagaaggggtcgtcgtcgtccccggtgGCGGGCGCCGCGGCCGTGGTGCTGTGCCTGCTGATGGTGGTGTTCTGCGGCCGGGTCGGAGCCACGCTGCTCACGTCCACGGCGCTCTACCTTTTCCCGCGGCGGTGGCCCGCGAGGACGGCGCGTGGGGACGATGGCGTGGGCTCGCCGGagcgcgacgccgaggaggagacgacgacggcgaggaggaaggtGGTTACGGATCAGGTGTTCTTGCTGAGGAACCGCAGGAAGTGA